TGTTGCTGTTGTTGTAAACTTGTCAAGCACTGGAATATGGtctaacaattattttagtttgcTCCTTGACTCCATTCCCTGGAGTGATTTGAGCAGGGGCCATGCCACCCACAAGACAGTAGAATTTGCACTGTAAAATCCAAACGAAATATTAAAATTATACTAGACACAGGCCAATTAATGAAACATGTGCCTAGACATGTTATGGGGAAAAAACTGTGTAATTTAGCACTCCATCAGATTCTATTGTGTGGTAGCATTGTCTTAAGTATTGAGATTATATGACACTTTTTCGACATTTGCCTTATACAATCTGATGTGCCATATAACTTGCACAGACACAGGCCAATTTCAGGCAGGCACTTGCATCTGGAAAACGTCTGAAGTCACATGTTCTGGTGCCATTCAATTGTGATGAACATGATCATGATGCCGAGTATTCTTGTGCAAAAAGATCAATGAGAGAACCACAGCAAAAACTGGCAGTATTAACTCAAGGTTCTGAAAATGCTTCAGTTTCTAAGATGGGCACTCCCTTATCTGCTTTGGAAAATTCTCTAACAAGCATCTGTCCTCCAAATTCTTGTTCACCACTCTACGGTAAGGGTGACCTTCATGTGCTTTTTCACTATATAATAATGAGTGGTTGTTTAGTAATGATGACATAGTTTATCTATGCTTCCCTAGGACACTCAACAAACCCAAAAATTGTTGCGTCTGACAATGTGAGTCTGCTGCATTATGTCTCTTTTGGAAAGTTAACATTTGCATCCAAGGTGTTTACAATGGCTTTCCATGAGTCCATGTCAATATTTTTGTAGGTGCAAAATCAGTTGGAGAGAAAAAGATCCCTCATCCGTAAGGTTTACACCTCAAAGAAAAGTAAGTTGTTGCACTAGTACTGATTAGAGTCACCAGTAAAGATGGTTTGTCAAAATTCGATGATTGTGATACAACCTGCAGGGCTTAGTAAGAAAAAGGAAGGCTTCGAAGACCCATTAGAGTCGCCTAGTACGGGCCAAAAGATAAGGGTAAATGAAATAGATGGGCCACAGAGAGAACCTTCATTAGTAGTAAGAACATTATTTGTGACTACTTCTGTTATATATTAGATTCTTACTCTAATATCTAGTTTCATACAGTTGGAGAGATCAGAATCTACTCAGCTGCAGCTTGATAGTACTTTGGAGGATACAGTGAACACAAATGAAGTAAAATATGAGGAACCAGTAGCTGTGGTACCTTTGAGCTTCGAATCGGCTTCTGATGGTATGATCTATATCTGTTCTTATCCATGGTGAAACTGTTCATATGATAATGTCCGTACATCAAATAAGTAGGTTTCTGATGATTGGATTTCTGCATATATTGACATATATGGTAGCAAGTTTGATGAAGGACTGACTGCTCAAGACAATAGAATTACTGATGTGCTCACACACAACTTTCATACCCAGGCTCCATTTTTGAAAAACTCGTGTTTATGGTCTGCATTGGAAGAGATGGATGTCTTTAAAGAGTTTCCTCAACAACCACATTTTCTTCCACTTCAGCAGCAAAAATATCCTCACGCTACGAGGAGGAATGGCTTTTGGTCTGATGGTGGCATTTGATCTCTTCGTAGGAAGCATATGGAAATCAAACATAACTGACAATGAGGGATCATTTCAAGAGAAAAAAAAGTACACTAGCTGCACTAGAGATTAATGGGTTTGATGTTCAATGTTTTGAACGCTGGCTGGATGAATTGATTAAGGTGAAATTTGAATACAGCAAACATCTTTAAGAGAAATCTGCAGTTCAAACACAGAAGCAGCAAACAATGAATTCTTTGTCTCGAAATGATTCATTACTTTCTGAAATTGATAATGATATAGCTGAGCTTGAGAAGAAACTTGGCCTCCTTCGCCACAAAGGACAGCTTATTGAAAAGGAAAAAGAACAGGACGAGGAAAATCTTTCAGACTGAATGTGGTGGAAAGCAACATAGAACAAGCACTTGATGTCCATGCACTGCAGTTCAATGGCATCTTGGCTGAGGTGAAACAGAAATGCCTAACTTGAAATGCAGTAAAAACATGATCATGCTAGACCTTGAAATGCAGTAAAAACATGATCATGCTAGACCGTAGGTCATTATTGCTTGGCATCAATGTGATTTTGGATCAACTTCCAAGGGCCATTTGCTACTTTATGAACATCTGCAAGATGTAATATATTTGCTAGTTGGACCTTATATTTGGCCCTTTGCTGTGCTCCGTTTGTGTGGAAGTGGAACCTTCATACCTGCTAGGATTTTGTCAGTTGACTTAAACTCTTACACTGAGTGATATCTGGGGTTGTTGCAGCAGTACTTGTGTGTGGGTCTCGTTTGCTGCTTTTAATTTGATCAAAACAAGACATGCTGCTTGCTACTAAGCTGTTGCTTATTTAGTTATTTATTGTAATATCCttgatgaaaggatcaagatgtccaagaggaggtgaattgggctaattctaaatttcttttcaATAATTAAACACTATTATTATCTCAACTTCACCccatgtgcctagaaagtgtttctaatgttctaccgcacaaaaagtcttgcgaCATAAGTTCAAATAttactctagcatgtcaattctatgaatgtaaagacaagaattgaattgctcaaagtaaatgttcaaagtagagaggaggaacgcggcgatgttttgtcgaggtatcggagaatcGTTACTTTCCATtaatcctcattggagcaccaacgtaagggtgtagctcctccttgatccgcgcaaggatcaagtgctctctacgggttaattTTTTGACATTcagtcgcggtgaatcacccacaactgctcacaacttgagttgagtcatccataagctccgctagatgatcaccaagctttcaatcaccaccaagccatctaggtgatgacgatcaccaagagtaacaagcacgaactctcatttgaccacgacaagcctaatgagaaaggtggatgtacactttgctactcttgctttcactaatgaggtatctctttggaattctcaaatctcaatcacctcactaggaccttgttcttcttggcactctcaagggtgtttctcagctgttggaatgagcaaaactaccccctcacacgaatggagaaagtatttatacacccttttcaaaacgaaccgttatgtgcctctgcgaggtgatcggacgctccggtcatgttgatcagacacttcggtcagttctccccgaaacccagtgtttaagttgtgaccgagcgtccagtcatgattttctctctctagaaccttactagagtcgaccggacgctggcacccagcgtccgttcactcacctctcaacgtccggtcgcgccagacaatttcaccttgatcaaatgaactgaccggactctgcgtcagcattcggtcacaccggaaccagcatccggtcagcatttgaccctccattcactttcaactctcgatcatatatgaatgaagtttgctccaattgatctaagggttgttttggagctacctagtgctagtttcatcaagtgtgtaccacacctaacccactagactcacctaggtcaagctattcgtccgtaccccccttaatagtacggtcaaaggaaaaacaaagtcctaaactactctaagtgtctcttcaactccaaacgacacttagaactagtccatccttaaccttgtcgtccatcctttgaaaaccaaaacgatttccatcgtaggggcatgacaaccatgattgcctaatcaattgctattaccatgacctaacttaattgcctctgcaaaacacacgttagtcatagtaattacgtattgtgattaatcatcgaaacctaactaggggcctagatgctttcaatctcttcatttttagtgattgatgacaataccatctcgtgtatgtgaaagagattgggttttcaacatgcttggttcatataagcttttggcaataagaacaaaagagttaggcaagcttatatgacccaagccaacatgatgtactcaaaagatatgaaataagcatgagtacaagtaataaagctcatttgcatcggagtaaaacgcggaagcaaagcaaatgaccataacataagtgatatgacatataaataattcaaagtatagagcacacatatcacatatcacataaacatcacaatcacgtagatatcactatcacataaatatagtttgatgcatgaaagtaaacacatgaatgcataatagtgtatcacacataaaaaccaaatatagtagataagctaaactccccctagataagtcgctccaccctaagtctaacatactcgatctctctcttcctttggcgtcaaacaccaaaacctaagggtcggtcggtggggctgtagcagacgagtcgggcgctgaggtatgaggagcgagctggaactgtgtgccatcatcatctgatcctgagctttgAGCTAtctaaccctctgtagctggaagcgatgctgaagcggtctgggtcggatcaggaactggtgcgGCCTGAGACTCTgcaggtatgactgtagcaggcggctctgatgatgcaacagaagaagtcagcgtctctgtagtcccggtaataggtgcaactgtggaagaACCTAAGACATATagatatggcggagtaggctgccctctcaactcactgaatgtagcaccaaggctcctagaaactatagtatctggcactagcagcgaggaagtctgagccggtgtgaagcccgtctgaagaggtgtgaactgcggggctagcactggcgagacaaaccactaggacacctgctctgtaggagaaggaaactgtgctggtggctatccctgactctgaagcccattgGGCTGTAcaactggagtcatagaagtggtggcaggctggccgatctagggtgaaggctgtggcggtggagccccaatagccgtcacaacatgctgcataaatctaaggagctgctgctgcacgaggagctgctgctgatgcatggcctgctgctgctgctgtatagcctgctgttgtcgctggaactcatcctgcctagtctggaactgtgcaaatgtagcagcggtctcctgggcctagcgagcctaatcctgcctcatccgctcaaggatagcaagtagagcggggtctgtctgtggtgcagctgaactagagctgccggcctcatgatcatgtcatcatggaggcatctgagggacagcgtggtagtcatcatctgagctatcactagggtcactctcgaccatcccctcctactgagcatcaagctcctcctcctcctctgtagctgctatgcccctgatggtctcatcctgctaggctacagtctctggcacctctaggcgaCGGCGtgactggctaggtgtcctcccTGCACTGtggcggagcatctgagtcatgttgtatgtagggaactctgtagtagcaccactatactctgccagcatctcaggtggcctcacaatAACTGCCCTGTGTATTAGAAAAGTAatccagtgggcatagggcaactgtcggtgacctctgaacccctctacaatagtatcatccatctctgatagaaggagatctcaAATGTCAAATATAGTCTGCTGATTAAGAGAGTTCAGAAGCCACagctgaatgcgagtcaatcccttgCGATATCCCatcgatatcccatcctcggaagcagtgtcctcatgatagcatcaagcactctagctgtaggagtgagatctctggatgtcctgctcgacccctcgccgaaaggctctgtgaagcaatgacggactagatctgtagggggtacaagaccgccgtgagggcgtttgggaggctctgtctgtccatagcacacctcatgtagccggatgggctgctcctaaagtctGAGTATCTCTCTAATCCTGAAGCTCATCAACCTGTAATCTCTGCCTTTGAATGCAAAGTTGTGGGGGGTACGAcaccggatacccacgacagaccacatgggctgcgccccctggggtggcctagcccacaagatgaagccttgcggggcatgactctgctcggcgcctcccgcaagacaccgggaagatatcctgaagatactacgagatctgttaggatatatatgatcccaatattcctgtaatcagttattacttttcggttatctctcagatctaaccgacttgtaaccctgctccccggactatataaggcgggcagggaccccctccaaactcacgcaatatcatacgatagctaatacaaaccaacagaccacaggagtagggtattacatcatactggcggcctaaacctgtctaactcgtgtgtctctgttgccttcttgttctt
This sequence is a window from Miscanthus floridulus cultivar M001 chromosome 10, ASM1932011v1, whole genome shotgun sequence. Protein-coding genes within it:
- the LOC136485215 gene encoding uncharacterized protein isoform X1, which translates into the protein MSSATSLSTPIRTGRRVAARSTCIGSLSGRPCSTCHRRVSSTGELSAKTQANFRQALASGKRLKSHVLVPFNCDEHDHDAEYSCAKRSMREPQQKLAVLTQGSENASVSKMGTPLSALENSLTSICPPNSCSPLYGHSTNPKIVASDNVQNQLERKRSLIRKVYTSKKRLSKKKEGFEDPLESPSTGQKIRVNEIDGPQREPSLVLERSESTQLQLDSTLEDTVNTNEVKYEEPVAVVPLSFESASDGSIWKSNITDNEGSFQEKKKYTSCTRD
- the LOC136485215 gene encoding uncharacterized protein isoform X4; the protein is MSSATSLSTPIRTGRRVAARSTCIGSLSGRPCSTCHRRVSSTGELSAKTQANFRQALASGKRLKSHVLVPFNCDEHDHDAEYSCAKRSMREPQQKLAVLTQGSENASVSKMGTPLSALENSLTSICPPNSCSPLYGHSTNPKIVASDNVQNQLERKRSLIRKVYTSKKRLSKKKEGFEDPLESPSTGQKIRVNEIDGPQREPSLVLERSESTQLQLDSTLEDTVNTNEVKYEEPVAVVPLSFESASDASLMKD
- the LOC136485215 gene encoding uncharacterized protein isoform X3 encodes the protein MSSATSLSTPIRTGRRVAARSTCIGSLSGRPCSTCHRRVSSTGELSAKTQANFRQALASGKRLKSHVLVPFNCDEHDHDAEYSCAKRSMREPQQKLAVLTQGSENASVSKMGTPLSALENSLTSICPPNSCSPLYGHSTNPKIVASDNVQNQLERKRSLIRKVYTSKKRLSKKKEGFEDPLESPSTGQKIRLERSESTQLQLDSTLEDTVNTNEVKYEEPVAVVPLSFESASDGSIWKSNITDNEGSFQEKKKYTSCTRD
- the LOC136485215 gene encoding uncharacterized protein isoform X2; the protein is MSSATSLSTPIRTGRRVAARSTCIGSLSGRPCSTCHRRVSSTGELSAKTQANFRQALASGKRLKSHVLVPFNCDEHDHDAEYSCAKRSMREPQQKLAVLTQGSENASVSKMGTPLSALENSLTSICPPNSCSPLYGHSTNPKIVASDNVQNQLERKRSLIRKVYTSKKRLSKKKEGFEDPLESPSTGQKIRVNEIDGPQREPSLVLERSESTQLQLDSTLEDTVNTNEVKYEEPVAVVPLSFESASDGSIFEKLVFMVCIGRDGCL
- the LOC136485215 gene encoding uncharacterized protein isoform X5, giving the protein MSSATSLSTPIRTGRRVAARSTCIGSLSGRPCSTCHRRVSSTGELSAKTQANFRQALASGKRLKSHVLVPFNCDEHDHDAEYSCAKRSMREPQQKLAVLTQGSENASVSKMGTPLSALENSLTSICPPNSCSPLYGHSTNPKIVASDNVQNQLERKRSLIRKVYTSKKRLSKKKEGFEDPLESPSTGQKIRLERSESTQLQLDSTLEDTVNTNEVKYEEPVAVVPLSFESASDASLMKD